AGAAGCTGTCAGAAACCATGATTCTGGTGGACCGGCGCACTGTGCAGGTGCCCTCACGCAAAGGATTGATGGTTGCTCTGGATCTTGAGCGCTATGATTACCGGCCGGGCTCACAGAGCCTGATCCGCGCCACAGAGGGTACCATCGTCGAGCGTCTGCCGCCGCGCATCAGGGTACGGGAAAATGCCCCCATCGAACTGCCCCATATCATGGTGCTCATCGATGACCCGCAGCGTACCGTGATCGAGCCCCTTTTCGAGGCGAAGCTTGAAAAAGCCTATGATTTCGAGCTGCTCAACAACGGCGGACACTTACGGGGTTATCGGGTGGATCAGCCGCAACTGATTGAACAGGTGGTCAGGGCCTTGGAGCACTTGGCCGCCCCCGAAGTGTATCGCGATCGCTACAATGTGGAGGGCGAGGTGATGCTCTACGCCATGGGCGACGGCAATCACTCCTTCGCCACCGCCAAAGCCATCTGGGAGAGGATCAAGGAGCAGGCCGACGACCCGCGTCAGGTGATGGACCACCCGGCCCGCTTCGCCCTGGTGGAACTGGTCAACGTCCATGACCCGGGGCTTGAATTCGAGGCCATTCACCGCGTACTGTTCGAGGTGGATGCTGCCTTGCTCCAGCGCGAACTGAACGAATATTTCGCCGCACGCAAAACCCCGCTGACACTCAGCCCTTGCGCGGATTTCAAGAGCGCCCAGGAATCGGCCCAAAAGGCTGAAGGCGCTCATGCCTTCGTCATGGTCCTGCCCGGCGCCTGCTTTGCCTGCGAAGTCGCCGATCCTGAATACACCCTGGAAGTGGCCACCCTGCAGGCGTTTCTGGACGATTTTCTGCGCCGCCATCCCGAGGTGCGTATCGATTATATCCACGGTGAGCGCGAAGTGACCGACCTCGGCGGGCAAAAAAATAACGCGGGCTTCTACCTGCCGGCCATCTCCAAGCACGACTTTTTCCGCACCATCGTCATCGATGGTGCCCTGCCGCGCAAAACCTTCTCCATGGGCGAGGCCGACGAAAAACGCTTTTACCTCGAATGCCGCAAGATCTCAGCCTGAAGGCCATGCCGATTTCCCCGGAAACTCTCATCTGTGAGGCCACCGGCGCGGCTCAAGCGCAGCGGCGCGCGCGGATCCAGTCTCTGTGGAGCGGTTACGGCGAGATCGTTCGCTATGCTTTGCAGGGAAGCGAGCTTGCGAGCGTCGTCGTCAAGAACGTTATCTTTCCCACCGCGATCGACCACCCCCGCGGTTGGCACAACGATGTCGGGCATCAGCGCAAGGTGCGCTCCTATGAAGTGGAGATGGCCTGGTACCGCGACTGGAGCCGCCGCTGTGACCAGCACTGCCGGGTGCCGCGTTGCTACGCTTTGCGTACGTTCGGCGAGCGCCACCTGATGGTGCTGGAGGATCTCGACGCGGCCGGCTTTCCCCGCCGCAAGGAGCGCCTCGACCGGCACGAAGCTCTGGCCTGCCTGAGCTGGTTGGCTCACTTTCACGCTCTCTTTTTGGGCGAAAAACCCACCGACCTCTGGCCCATCGGCAGCTACTGGCATCTCGCCACCCGCCAGGCGGAATGGCGGATGATTAAGGATGCGGCGCTTCGCCAGGCCGCCGCAACGCTTGACGCACGGCTCAATGCCTGCCGCTTCCAGACCCTCATCCACGGCGATGCCAAAGTCGCCAATTTCTGTTTTTCCCAAGACGGCCGCCGTGTGGCCGCGGTAGATTTTCAGTACGTGGGCGGGGGCTGCGGGATGAAGGATGTGGCCTACTTCCTCGGCAGCTGTCTCGATGAGCGCGAGCAGCGCGAGAGGGAGGGCGATCTGCTCGATGGCTATTTCGCGGCACTTCGCCGCGCCTTGAAAGTGCGGGGGAAAGACTTCGATTCCTCCGCGCTTGAGGCCGAGTGGCGCGCCATCTTTCCCCTGGCCCAGGCCGATTTCTATCGCTTTCTGGTCGGCTGGTGTCCGGAGCACTGGAAGGTTCACGATTACAGCCGCAAGGTGGCGCTCACAGTGGTGGCGGGGCTGCTCAAAGAGGAGGGGTGACGCTGCTCGACGGGGCGCAAAAAAGGAGGCACGTACCTTTCTTGTTTTCTTTCTCGACCTATTCCCCCGCCGCCGATTTTTTCTCCCGCCGCGCCCACAGATGGGCCAGCACCACGGTCAGGCCCACGGCGATGAAAATCCGCACCCCGAGAATGATCCAGCCGTTGGCGCCCAGAACCACGAAGATCAGAGTATCCTCGACCACGGCATGACAGGTGGCGAGAAACAGCCCCAGCAGGAAAAGTTCCCGACGCGGCAGGCGTTTTTCCTGGGCGATGCGGATGATGATGCCGGCGCCGTAGGCGATGCCGAGAAAGATGCCGGTGAACAGGGGCACGGCCGCTTCCCGCGAGAG
The window above is part of the Geoalkalibacter ferrihydriticus DSM 17813 genome. Proteins encoded here:
- a CDS encoding DUF1015 domain-containing protein yields the protein MKFDQIGLMVPDILLPAEQVDMQRWAVIACDQYTSERAYWQRLAQQVGEAPSTLKLILPEVYLEDADVEQRIRAINQTMADYLVQGLFKKLSETMILVDRRTVQVPSRKGLMVALDLERYDYRPGSQSLIRATEGTIVERLPPRIRVRENAPIELPHIMVLIDDPQRTVIEPLFEAKLEKAYDFELLNNGGHLRGYRVDQPQLIEQVVRALEHLAAPEVYRDRYNVEGEVMLYAMGDGNHSFATAKAIWERIKEQADDPRQVMDHPARFALVELVNVHDPGLEFEAIHRVLFEVDAALLQRELNEYFAARKTPLTLSPCADFKSAQESAQKAEGAHAFVMVLPGACFACEVADPEYTLEVATLQAFLDDFLRRHPEVRIDYIHGEREVTDLGGQKNNAGFYLPAISKHDFFRTIVIDGALPRKTFSMGEADEKRFYLECRKISA
- a CDS encoding phosphotransferase is translated as MPISPETLICEATGAAQAQRRARIQSLWSGYGEIVRYALQGSELASVVVKNVIFPTAIDHPRGWHNDVGHQRKVRSYEVEMAWYRDWSRRCDQHCRVPRCYALRTFGERHLMVLEDLDAAGFPRRKERLDRHEALACLSWLAHFHALFLGEKPTDLWPIGSYWHLATRQAEWRMIKDAALRQAAATLDARLNACRFQTLIHGDAKVANFCFSQDGRRVAAVDFQYVGGGCGMKDVAYFLGSCLDEREQREREGDLLDGYFAALRRALKVRGKDFDSSALEAEWRAIFPLAQADFYRFLVGWCPEHWKVHDYSRKVALTVVAGLLKEEG
- a CDS encoding nucleoside recognition domain-containing protein, translated to MMEALFSATLGALALSAKLLLIIVPLVTAFEVLRYLPVFRRAGNAVDPLMRGMGLSREAAVPLFTGIFLGIAYGAGIIIRIAQEKRLPRRELFLLGLFLATCHAVVEDTLIFVVLGANGWIILGVRIFIAVGLTVVLAHLWARREKKSAAGE